In Halopseudomonas xinjiangensis, a single genomic region encodes these proteins:
- a CDS encoding response regulator transcription factor translates to MRLLLAEDNVAMADALSSVLREAGYVVDWRADGRDVQMLGGIEPYDLCILDLGLPGRSGLDVLRAWRAAGLALPVLVLTARGSWSERVEGLRAGADDYLPKPFHNEELLLRMQNLVRRAHGTLPSPRLMAAGLELDEQTQQVRRGDATITLSASEFRLLRYFMLNAGQILSKTRLADHLYDYDNERDSNVIEVLVNHLRRKLGRDCIETRRGQGYVLAGSSR, encoded by the coding sequence ATGCGTCTGTTACTGGCTGAGGATAACGTCGCAATGGCCGATGCGCTTAGCTCGGTACTGCGCGAAGCCGGGTACGTCGTGGACTGGCGCGCCGATGGCCGCGATGTGCAGATGCTCGGCGGGATCGAGCCTTACGATCTATGTATCCTCGATCTCGGCTTGCCGGGCCGTAGCGGGCTCGATGTGTTGCGTGCCTGGCGCGCAGCAGGGCTCGCCCTGCCGGTACTCGTGCTGACGGCGCGAGGCAGTTGGAGCGAGAGGGTAGAGGGTCTGCGTGCGGGGGCCGATGATTATTTGCCCAAGCCCTTTCATAACGAAGAGCTGCTGTTGCGCATGCAGAACCTCGTGCGGCGCGCCCACGGCACGCTGCCCAGCCCACGTTTGATGGCTGCCGGGCTCGAGCTCGATGAGCAGACTCAGCAGGTCAGGCGCGGCGACGCGACCATTACGCTATCCGCTTCGGAGTTTCGTCTGCTGCGCTATTTCATGCTCAATGCCGGGCAGATACTCTCCAAGACGCGGCTCGCTGACCATCTCTACGACTACGACAATGAGCGCGACTCCAATGTGATCGAGGTGCTGGTAAACCACCTACGTCGCAAGTTGGGGCGCGATTGCATCGAGACGCGTCGGGGTCAGGGTTACGTGTTGGCAGGTTCGTCCAGGTGA
- a CDS encoding PepSY domain-containing protein, with amino-acid sequence MTERISPVVFALAALVSLPWAVHAGRDVSHDEALRLAEQGELRPLQSIVDAALARYPGRLLEAELEHEDGDYRYEIEIVTKDGRVTELEFDGRTGRLLDVDEDEDD; translated from the coding sequence ATGACTGAACGCATCAGTCCAGTTGTGTTCGCCCTGGCAGCGCTGGTGTCGCTGCCCTGGGCGGTGCACGCCGGGCGCGACGTGAGTCATGATGAAGCGCTGCGACTCGCCGAACAGGGCGAGTTGCGGCCTTTGCAATCGATCGTCGATGCGGCTCTGGCCCGCTATCCGGGCCGGCTGCTCGAAGCCGAACTGGAGCACGAGGATGGTGACTATCGGTACGAGATCGAAATCGTGACAAAGGATGGCCGTGTGACCGAGCTGGAGTTCGACGGCCGGACGGGCCGGCTTCTGGACGTGGACGAGGACGAGGACGACTGA
- a CDS encoding PepSY domain-containing protein — protein MKKLLPLLFPLLLAVSATTVQADDDVRLDEANRLMQEGKIQSFDSLNEKALKARAGEITDSELEQEHGRYVYKVEVRYAQGADWDLELDASNGEILQNRQDD, from the coding sequence ATGAAAAAATTATTGCCGTTGCTGTTCCCCCTCCTGCTTGCCGTATCCGCCACCACCGTTCAGGCTGACGACGATGTTCGCCTCGATGAGGCGAATCGATTGATGCAGGAAGGGAAGATCCAGTCCTTTGACAGTCTTAACGAAAAGGCGCTCAAGGCGCGCGCTGGCGAAATTACCGACTCCGAGCTAGAGCAGGAGCATGGCCGCTATGTCTACAAAGTGGAGGTGCGCTATGCGCAGGGAGCGGATTGGGACCTCGAACTCGACGCAAGCAATGGCGAGATCCTCCAGAATCGGCAGGATGACTGA
- a CDS encoding CPBP family intramembrane glutamic endopeptidase has translation MRRFVALPDPSRSAFDDALILLRLAIGYAALGMLAHQIAGWLMRHVGHHFHIDTQFLLLDALFAGVILLGSLALARLYQPSATLRWMFGTGWRLRGALIAIAGAIAMVWLADPLADWLDIRLPQRGIMPESEAAPQAITPLLDLAGGRFVTALLIAVIWVPMAEEWVFRGWLFRALQRTRPGLLVALPATTLIFSLLHSFYSPGGVLVIGLLGLFLGWLRWRYDQLWFCVLAHATYNWITLLRVAGQ, from the coding sequence ATGCGCCGTTTCGTTGCACTACCGGACCCCAGCCGATCAGCCTTCGATGACGCGCTGATTCTGCTGCGTCTGGCCATCGGTTATGCCGCGCTGGGTATGCTCGCCCATCAGATCGCCGGCTGGCTGATGCGCCACGTCGGTCACCACTTCCACATCGATACACAATTCCTCTTGCTCGATGCGCTATTCGCCGGCGTGATTCTGCTCGGGAGCCTGGCGTTGGCACGGCTGTATCAGCCTAGCGCAACGCTAAGATGGATGTTCGGTACGGGCTGGCGATTGCGGGGCGCACTGATCGCCATAGCCGGCGCGATCGCCATGGTCTGGCTGGCCGATCCACTGGCCGACTGGCTCGATATTCGCCTGCCGCAGCGCGGCATCATGCCCGAGAGCGAAGCGGCTCCGCAGGCGATAACCCCTTTGCTGGATCTCGCTGGCGGACGTTTCGTCACGGCACTGTTGATCGCCGTAATCTGGGTGCCCATGGCGGAGGAATGGGTGTTTCGCGGCTGGCTGTTCCGGGCATTACAGCGTACACGCCCCGGCCTGTTGGTTGCGCTGCCCGCGACCACGCTGATTTTCTCGCTGCTACACAGCTTCTACAGTCCAGGCGGCGTACTCGTCATCGGTCTGCTCGGCCTGTTCCTCGGCTGGCTGCGCTGGCGCTACGATCAGCTCTGGTTCTGCGTGCTGGCCCACGCCACCTACAACTGGATCACCCTGCTGCGCGTAGCCGGGCAATGA
- a CDS encoding class I SAM-dependent methyltransferase: MNQTAPASPCPLCGAHSAEYFRDRRSYLQCQTCALVHVPPPWHLDPGQEHAEYELHQNDPEDPGYRQFLSRLATPLLDRLPPHSHGLDFGCGPGPALAAMLEERGHSVALYDLFYHPDASTLESRYDFITATEVIEHLAHPRKELERLWRLVKPGGWLGIMTKRVRDRDAFAHWHYKNDPTHIAFFSEATFKWLAEALDAELTILQPDVVLLRKPASADRRFH, encoded by the coding sequence ATGAATCAAACGGCTCCCGCTTCGCCTTGCCCGCTATGCGGCGCTCACTCAGCCGAGTACTTCCGCGACCGTCGCAGCTACCTTCAATGCCAAACCTGCGCATTGGTGCACGTGCCGCCACCCTGGCATCTCGATCCAGGGCAGGAGCATGCCGAGTATGAGCTGCATCAGAACGACCCAGAGGACCCAGGATACCGCCAGTTCCTTTCACGGCTAGCCACTCCGCTTCTGGACCGCCTGCCGCCACACAGCCATGGGCTGGACTTTGGCTGCGGCCCAGGCCCTGCCCTCGCCGCAATGCTGGAAGAGCGCGGCCACTCGGTAGCGCTCTACGACCTCTTCTATCATCCCGACGCGAGTACCCTCGAAAGTCGCTACGATTTCATCACGGCAACCGAGGTGATCGAGCATCTCGCCCACCCGCGGAAGGAATTGGAGAGATTGTGGCGACTGGTAAAGCCCGGCGGCTGGCTCGGCATCATGACCAAACGCGTCCGTGACCGTGACGCCTTTGCGCACTGGCATTACAAGAACGACCCGACACACATCGCGTTTTTCAGCGAAGCTACCTTCAAATGGTTGGCTGAGGCATTGGACGCCGAGCTGACCATTCTTCAGCCTGACGTGGTGCTACTGCGAAAGCCGGCCAGCGCCGATCGTCGATTCCATTAG
- a CDS encoding LysR family transcriptional regulator: MLNPTWLKTLVTLLREGSFQRAAKRLGIAQPTVSLHLKKLEEQVGAQLVERGRAGCRPTARAELLLPYAEQLVMLNERALQALRAEVERVGASSNVGTYLLPPLIRTFLDDGRVGQLELNVASNPDTVSKLLTGEIDIAVTEWWEPVPGFISRPWRYEPLVLIVPAEHELAHAGAISLEHISGFDMLGGEPGSGTGRLLTAYFGKHGVPRVSMHLGNTEAVKEAVKAGLGISIVLASAVAREVQDGSLCAVPLQGLGKQLMVAWRDRGFRRPAMPKFVHHLMESTIGAGRLSQ, from the coding sequence ATGCTGAATCCTACCTGGCTCAAAACGCTGGTGACGCTGCTACGTGAAGGCAGTTTTCAGAGGGCCGCCAAACGGCTCGGCATTGCGCAACCGACGGTTTCGTTGCACTTGAAGAAGCTTGAAGAGCAGGTCGGCGCGCAGCTGGTGGAGCGCGGCCGGGCAGGCTGTCGGCCAACCGCGCGGGCCGAGCTACTGCTGCCCTATGCGGAGCAGTTGGTCATGTTGAACGAACGAGCCTTGCAGGCGTTGCGCGCGGAGGTGGAGCGCGTCGGCGCGAGCTCCAACGTCGGCACCTACCTGTTGCCGCCGCTGATCCGGACCTTTCTCGATGACGGCCGGGTAGGGCAGTTGGAGCTGAATGTCGCGTCCAATCCCGACACCGTCAGCAAGCTGTTAACCGGGGAGATAGATATTGCCGTGACCGAATGGTGGGAGCCGGTCCCCGGTTTTATCAGTCGCCCTTGGCGGTATGAGCCTTTGGTGCTGATTGTTCCGGCGGAACACGAACTTGCACACGCTGGCGCCATTTCCCTGGAACATATCAGCGGGTTCGACATGCTCGGTGGCGAGCCTGGTAGTGGTACGGGGCGTTTGCTTACTGCCTACTTCGGGAAACACGGTGTGCCACGCGTCTCGATGCATTTGGGAAACACCGAGGCGGTGAAGGAGGCCGTCAAGGCCGGGCTGGGTATCTCCATCGTGCTTGCGTCTGCCGTGGCCAGAGAGGTGCAGGATGGCTCGTTGTGTGCAGTGCCGTTGCAGGGCTTGGGCAAGCAACTGATGGTCGCCTGGAGAGACCGTGGCTTTCGCCGTCCCGCGATGCCGAAGTTCGTGCACCATCTAATGGAATCGACGATCGGCGCTGGCCGGCTTTCGCAGTAG
- a CDS encoding phosphonate dehydrogenase, producing MKPTVVLTHRVHDSVLAMLSQHCRVVANQSPDTLDRAEVIARCRDADALMAFMPDFVDAQFLQAAPRLKVVGAALKGYDNFDLRAFDEAGVWLSFVPDLLTIPTAELAIGLTIGLARHVRAADAHVRSGSFRGWQPQFYGKGIAGSIVGILGMGAIGKAVAERLGGWGAQLHYADHQGLDRERESRLDVSRVSIEQLLARSDIVILALALSSETLHVINDGSLKGVKPGALLINPCRGSIVDEDAVLAALESGSLGGYAADVFEMEDWARTDRPRQISPSLLAHPATLFSAHIGSAVSEVREAIEMRAAQNILAVLQGRVPLDPANSPGSASRITC from the coding sequence ATGAAACCGACCGTTGTACTGACTCATCGCGTCCATGACTCGGTCCTCGCGATGCTGTCCCAACACTGCCGGGTCGTGGCCAACCAGTCGCCAGACACGCTCGATCGTGCTGAGGTGATCGCACGCTGCCGCGATGCAGACGCGCTGATGGCGTTCATGCCGGATTTCGTCGATGCCCAGTTCTTGCAAGCCGCACCTCGGCTGAAAGTCGTAGGCGCTGCACTGAAAGGCTACGACAACTTTGACCTACGGGCTTTCGATGAAGCAGGAGTGTGGCTGAGCTTCGTTCCGGATTTGCTGACCATTCCCACTGCGGAACTGGCGATCGGTCTGACCATCGGCCTGGCACGGCATGTACGGGCAGCCGACGCCCACGTGCGTTCGGGCAGTTTCAGGGGCTGGCAGCCGCAGTTCTACGGCAAGGGTATCGCCGGTTCGATCGTAGGTATCCTGGGTATGGGAGCCATTGGCAAAGCGGTCGCCGAGCGGCTCGGGGGTTGGGGCGCGCAGCTGCATTACGCCGATCACCAGGGGCTGGATCGCGAGCGCGAGAGTCGCCTGGATGTATCGCGCGTGTCGATCGAGCAACTGCTTGCGCGCTCCGACATTGTCATTCTGGCGCTGGCTTTGAGTTCGGAAACACTGCACGTCATCAACGACGGCAGCCTGAAAGGGGTCAAACCCGGAGCTCTGTTGATCAATCCGTGCCGTGGATCGATCGTCGACGAAGACGCGGTGCTCGCAGCGCTGGAAAGCGGATCGCTAGGCGGGTACGCAGCGGACGTATTCGAGATGGAAGACTGGGCACGAACCGATCGGCCGCGTCAGATATCGCCTTCGTTGCTGGCGCATCCGGCTACCTTGTTCAGCGCTCATATCGGCTCCGCCGTCAGCGAGGTTCGCGAAGCGATCGAGATGCGCGCGGCACAGAACATCCTCGCTGTGCTGCAGGGCCGCGTGCCGCTGGACCCTGCCAATTCGCCTGGTTCTGCAAGCCGTATTACATGCTGA
- the phnE gene encoding phosphonate ABC transporter, permease protein PhnE, protein MNTDTHPAAISAASREDVLKRYASGWTQGALQVAGLVLIVLIAAWYVGLLDGSVLLDGLPSIGTLMAESFPPDFSNALSWWGPLLDTLAMSIAGTAIAVIFSLGLAFLAARNTSPHPVVFHVTRTLLNALRSVPELIMGIIFVAAVGFGALPGVLALGLHSIGMVGKFFAEAIEHVDEAPVEAARAAGATPLQVLWHAVLPQVTPQFADVAIYRWEYNFRASTVMGMVGAGGIGFELMGSLRIMQYQEVSAILLVILLMVTIVDGISGHLRKRFK, encoded by the coding sequence ATGAACACCGATACTCATCCTGCTGCCATCAGCGCAGCCAGTCGCGAGGACGTATTGAAGCGTTACGCCAGTGGTTGGACCCAGGGCGCGCTGCAGGTCGCCGGGCTGGTGCTGATCGTCCTGATCGCCGCCTGGTACGTTGGACTGCTGGACGGCAGCGTATTGCTCGATGGTCTGCCGTCGATCGGTACGCTGATGGCGGAGTCCTTCCCACCGGATTTCAGCAATGCGCTGAGCTGGTGGGGACCGTTGCTGGATACGCTGGCCATGAGCATCGCCGGCACGGCGATCGCAGTGATCTTTTCGCTTGGGCTGGCTTTTCTGGCTGCACGCAACACGTCGCCACACCCGGTAGTGTTTCACGTCACGCGGACCTTGCTCAATGCGCTGCGCTCGGTACCGGAACTGATCATGGGCATCATCTTCGTCGCCGCGGTGGGTTTTGGCGCGTTGCCGGGTGTGCTGGCGCTAGGGCTGCATTCGATCGGTATGGTCGGCAAATTCTTCGCTGAAGCCATCGAGCATGTCGATGAAGCTCCGGTTGAAGCTGCCCGAGCGGCCGGGGCAACGCCACTGCAGGTTCTATGGCACGCAGTGCTGCCGCAGGTCACACCGCAGTTCGCCGACGTCGCTATCTATCGCTGGGAATACAACTTCCGCGCGTCAACCGTCATGGGGATGGTCGGCGCGGGTGGTATCGGCTTCGAGCTGATGGGATCGCTGCGGATCATGCAGTACCAGGAGGTCAGCGCGATCCTACTGGTCATCCTGCTGATGGTCACCATCGTCGACGGTATCAGTGGCCACCTGCGCAAGCGCTTTAAGTAA
- the phnD gene encoding phosphate/phosphite/phosphonate ABC transporter substrate-binding protein produces MKLLASLVTTLLIAIGLPSLAQAAESDPDTLKVALLPDENASELIKRNQPLKDYLEKSLDKNVELIVTTDYSSMIEAMRFGRIDLAYFGPLSYVMAKSKSDIEPFAAMVVDGKPTYRSVIIANAESGISEYADIQGRKVAYGDRASTSSHLIPKTVLLETAGLKAGDDYEQHFVGSHDSVAVNVANGNADAGGLSEVIFGHVTERGLVDPKKVKVLGYSEEYPQYPWAMRSNLDADLKQRIRDSFLNINDPEVLKNFKAESFAPISDSDYDVIREMGSLLGLDFATM; encoded by the coding sequence ATGAAACTGCTTGCCTCGTTGGTGACTACCTTATTGATCGCGATTGGCTTGCCGTCGCTGGCACAGGCCGCTGAGAGCGATCCGGACACATTGAAAGTCGCTCTTTTGCCCGATGAGAACGCTTCAGAACTGATCAAGCGTAACCAGCCTTTGAAGGACTATCTGGAGAAGTCGCTGGACAAGAACGTCGAACTGATCGTGACAACCGATTATTCATCAATGATCGAGGCGATGCGCTTCGGACGGATTGATCTGGCTTATTTCGGTCCGCTGTCCTACGTCATGGCCAAGAGCAAAAGCGATATCGAGCCGTTTGCGGCCATGGTGGTAGACGGCAAGCCAACCTATCGTTCGGTGATCATCGCCAACGCCGAGTCCGGCATCTCCGAATACGCCGATATCCAAGGCCGCAAGGTCGCCTACGGCGACCGTGCGTCCACCTCCAGCCACCTGATTCCCAAGACTGTGTTGCTCGAGACGGCAGGGCTGAAGGCGGGCGACGATTACGAGCAGCATTTCGTCGGCTCGCATGATTCGGTCGCGGTCAACGTCGCCAATGGCAACGCCGATGCTGGCGGGCTTTCGGAAGTCATTTTCGGCCACGTGACCGAGCGCGGCTTGGTCGACCCGAAGAAAGTAAAAGTGCTTGGCTATAGCGAGGAGTACCCCCAATACCCCTGGGCGATGCGCTCTAATCTGGACGCCGATCTCAAGCAGCGCATTCGCGACAGCTTTTTGAATATCAACGACCCGGAGGTCCTCAAGAACTTCAAGGCCGAGAGCTTTGCACCGATTTCGGACAGCGACTACGACGTGATCCGCGAGATGGGTTCGCTGCTGGGGCTGGATTTCGCAACGATGTGA
- the phnC gene encoding phosphonate ABC transporter ATP-binding protein — protein sequence MTPNADIILSVDGLNVTYPGNVRALADTSVAFRKGQFTVLLGLSGAGKSTLLRSLNGLVKPTAGHVEAQGIGRLSSAALIRRHRRATAMVFQHHQLLHRKTALANVLTGRLAYHSTLRSLVPLPREDQELALHCLERVGLADKALSRVDQLSGGQQQRVGIARALAQKPRIILADEPVASLDPSTSERVLALLQRVCREDGITAIVSLHQLDYAQRFADRIIGLADAHVVFDAAPAALDRSQLARIYPDYAAPSQHSQSHAAPADASQRAPGLTLETAR from the coding sequence ATGACACCAAATGCCGACATCATTCTTTCCGTCGACGGGCTGAATGTTACCTATCCCGGAAATGTTCGAGCACTGGCCGACACCTCGGTGGCGTTTCGCAAGGGTCAGTTCACCGTGCTGCTCGGATTATCGGGTGCGGGAAAATCGACTCTGCTTCGGTCGCTTAATGGGCTCGTCAAACCGACTGCAGGGCATGTCGAGGCGCAGGGGATTGGCCGGCTGAGTTCTGCGGCTTTGATCCGTCGTCACCGACGTGCCACCGCGATGGTGTTTCAGCACCATCAGCTGCTGCATAGAAAGACGGCGCTAGCCAACGTTCTGACCGGTCGCCTAGCCTATCACTCAACCTTGCGGTCGCTGGTTCCACTCCCACGTGAAGATCAGGAGCTGGCGCTGCATTGCCTCGAACGGGTAGGCCTGGCAGACAAGGCTCTAAGCCGCGTCGACCAGCTATCCGGGGGCCAGCAACAGCGAGTCGGTATCGCCAGGGCGCTTGCCCAGAAGCCCCGGATCATTCTTGCAGACGAACCCGTAGCCAGCCTAGATCCTTCTACCTCCGAACGGGTCCTGGCGCTGCTGCAGCGCGTTTGTCGGGAAGACGGCATCACCGCCATCGTGTCCCTGCACCAGCTTGACTATGCGCAACGCTTCGCTGATCGAATCATCGGCCTCGCCGATGCGCATGTTGTGTTTGACGCTGCCCCAGCGGCGCTCGACCGATCGCAACTGGCGCGCATTTACCCTGACTACGCCGCACCCTCGCAACACTCCCAATCCCATGCTGCACCGGCCGATGCGTCTCAACGTGCGCCGGGCCTAACCCTGGAGACTGCCCGATGA